A region of Hymenobacter sp. J193 DNA encodes the following proteins:
- a CDS encoding helix-turn-helix domain-containing protein — MKIALQMTNQKDTGPALTTLTSDLELLKQPESNTLERLTKYNLKTIGQTVCAFLNGEGGRILVGVSDTGQVVGVPQAEEAVESVQKEIFSRVQPPATCMVSLVAFQNQKVLLLEIAPGADGPYTYSHTIYVREGESTRKATPKNVIELVGQLESVPRWEARPYLGCELSDLDQAELERTAEDANRRRYANLPQEHERMLDALYLVRGRFNECRGGALCQRSRPVSAADAGAGGALCGREQR, encoded by the coding sequence TTGAAAATAGCCTTGCAGATGACAAACCAGAAAGATACCGGCCCCGCCCTGACTACCCTGACCAGTGACTTGGAGCTGTTGAAGCAGCCCGAAAGCAACACGCTGGAGCGGCTCACCAAATACAACCTGAAGACCATTGGCCAAACGGTTTGTGCTTTCCTCAATGGAGAAGGAGGGCGCATACTGGTGGGTGTGAGCGACACAGGCCAGGTAGTGGGGGTCCCTCAGGCTGAAGAGGCCGTGGAGAGCGTGCAAAAGGAGATTTTCTCCCGGGTGCAGCCACCGGCCACGTGCATGGTTAGCTTGGTAGCCTTCCAAAACCAAAAAGTGCTGCTGCTGGAAATAGCCCCGGGAGCCGACGGGCCCTACACCTACTCTCACACTATTTATGTCCGAGAGGGAGAGTCCACGCGGAAAGCCACGCCCAAAAACGTTATCGAATTGGTTGGGCAACTGGAAAGTGTGCCTCGTTGGGAAGCCCGCCCCTATTTGGGGTGTGAACTATCCGATTTAGACCAAGCAGAATTGGAACGCACGGCAGAGGATGCGAATCGCCGCCGCTATGCCAACTTGCCTCAGGAGCATGAGCGCATGCTGGATGCGCTGTATCTAGTCCGGGGGCGCTTTAACGAATGCCGCGGTGGCGCTCTATGCCAAAGAAGCCGCCCGGTTTCTGCCGCAGACGCGGGTGCGGGCGGTGCACTTTGCGGACGAGAGCAAAGATGA
- a CDS encoding ATP-binding protein, with product MNAFLQTNLSIKASLPGTTDFVRAEAVTFPPEALREALLNAIVHRDYSRSDGSISISLFPRHLEIWNAGGLPEGVTLKTLREGGISRPRNPDLAHVLLLRGLIERMGIGGAALLRRVRKLACQRQSGRRRQAACCSPSACRGQAANRRKVPQPARPQN from the coding sequence ATGAATGCCTTTCTGCAGACAAATCTGTCGATAAAGGCATCGCTGCCAGGAACCACTGATTTTGTGCGGGCAGAAGCCGTAACATTTCCCCCAGAGGCACTGCGCGAAGCATTATTAAATGCCATCGTGCACCGCGACTACTCCCGCAGCGACGGAAGCATTAGCATATCCTTGTTCCCCCGCCACCTGGAAATATGGAACGCCGGAGGACTTCCCGAAGGAGTGACCCTGAAAACGTTGCGAGAAGGGGGGATTTCCAGGCCCCGGAATCCTGACTTGGCCCACGTGCTGCTCTTAAGAGGCTTGATTGAGCGGATGGGCATTGGGGGCGCCGCATTATTGAGGCGTGTCAGAAAGCTGGCTTGCCAGCGCCAAAGTGGGAGGAGAAGGCAGGCGGCATGCTGCTCACCTTCCGCTTGCCGGGGGCAGGCAGCCAACCGCAGAAAGGTGCCCCAACCCGCTCGTCCGCAGAATTAA